The genomic stretch GCTTATCAGATTGCTGGTACCTATTCCATTTCAGGTTGGAGGACAAGTGGATACTTGATAGCATTGTATACGTTATAAAATAGACTGGAAAATTGGAACACCGTCATGTGATATTACTAAAATTGCACGTCTTTAACCATTGTGGATTAGTATCATCACTTAATGACTCTACAATTTTACCGAAAAATTACGCAAAGCCAAGTTTTAGTTCAGGAAAGGAGAAACTTAAAATAGATGttaataacattaaccaactaTTCTGCTGTAATCTATCAGGTAAAATGGTCTCATACAATTAAGAAATTTAGCAGATTCAAGACCCCCGGAGTTTACTTCATTTAGTCCTTTGATGTTATAACAAGCAACCCCAACGCGCCAATTAGAATATactgaacaaagaaacagaaaggATTAGTTCGTAAATTAAATAACATCATTCGTGTGTCTGCATGTTTAATAAGACCATTTTCGGAGGAGAAACAAACCTTAATAATAGGTTTTTCAGTCATGATAATTGTCACCCAGCCAACATAAGGTAAAAACCTGAAAATGATgacaaattgaataaaattggGATCAGCATGAAAATGATAATCACTTGACTTCTATTTTCCTTTTAAGTAGGGGAAAAAAGAACTGGTATGGTTTATTGTGAAAACAGTGAACGAAGCAATTAAGCTTCGAGACTATGACTTCCAGCTGCAAAATATGATAGTTTACCCATGTTCCATAAAACGGAGGCAAAAAGTTCTTACCCTACAGCTCTGCCCATGATATGATGCCGTTGTAGCCACAGCTGACCCTGAGCATACAGAAGCCTGTCATCCCCATAATTGTTATCTCCTGAGGAAACAACAATATAGACGGTGAACATTTGAGTAAAAAAGAAGTGCAGCAACACACATAAAAGACAACATATTTTGAAACAGCAGAAGAACTGAGGTTAAAAACAATATGAATTGTGATGCATCTTCAACGAGATTTATGCATCAAGGCTTTCAAGGATTACATCACACATAACAAGTATTTACATATATTCAAGAAATTGGCACCTTTTGTTAGGACATCAACTTCTCCTGTATCTTTTCGTTCATGAACCTGCAAAAACCATTGATCAGCACTGTTCACAGGACTGCAGATGGCTGTAGTCAGCTGATTGTGGGAAAAACAAGGGGGGTTGATCTGGAAGCATCTAATAAACTAAATCTACATCAGGTGTGTATGTGAACCTTGCTTGTTATTTGGTTGGCCCTTTTGCAGAAAATCTCAACTTCTTATAGAATAATCTTCAACGAAGGTAATTAGGTCCAAGGTGTATGAAATGAAAAGACTGATATTATGGCTATCATTTAAACTACAATGTGGCAAAGCAATAGCCTGATCTGTTAGTTTAATTTTGATGCTTTTGATTGTAAAAAATGTTTCCTTGTGATGTAGataaataaaatgtaagaaGAAAATGCCTAAACCAAGTCCTCAAAATTTAATTCGAGTTCTATATTTTCAGCTAAATTCATTATTCCATTCACGAACTCAAACGTACGACACCTCTTATTTCAAAATCCAAAAGTCAACATGATTTAGCAATGTCAAAAAGTGTATCCCTTACCTTAATGACGCGATGGACAATTGGAATTTCACGGCCCTGAAGAAAATAGACAGAGAAAAGTAGAACATATTAGTATTTGCTTCTTGAAAAAGGGGAAAACAATACCATTAAATAGAGAAACTCCATTGTTTTCTATCTTAGGTTAATTAATAACACACATgcttaagaaacaataagaAATTGTGTTAGTGATATACATACATGTACTTACAAACAAATGGAAGAGAAAACTGCAATATTCACAGTTAAAATGTTGGGatcaaaattgtttaaaaaaagaaaattccaaaatttgcGCTTGtgaccaaaattgaaaattttctgccCCTTATACAAATACTTAAAGCTCTCACGGGCCCTCAGAACTCCATAGCTGCAATGTTATGTTTTTACCACTTTTCTAAAAATCCCAGCCTACCGCCATCTAGACCTTTCTTAGGCGCTAGGCTGCTGACCATCACCCTGCCTAGGCCCTAGATGACCGGCCACCGCTCTGATTAATCCCTAGGCATTTAAAAATATAGAAAGTGCTTCTAGCCCGCCTACACCCACCTAGGCACCCAATTAGGTCGCGACtgtcacttagacaaaaaatagataactttcattttgcatttaatttttttaataaattgtaagagacttgttgaataattgaatgaacACTCAGTATATTCtggttccccatgttttcaatatgctcTAATACTTtctaatttatatgtcattctatttttcaatttatgtaTCCTAAGTATCCTAATACaagtatgtattttttttaaaatataaacacaCTTAATTAGACAATATATAATaagtttacttaaatccgcctagaccCTACCTAGCACCTAGGCTCCAGCCCACCACTTGACTAATGCCTAGCGtgttttagaaccttggttttTACATGCTAACTTTTCTTGTTGCATAAGCAAAGTTCAAAAACTAAAGTTTAGTGCATGTTAACAAAACTGGAAAACAAGCAGCAGATGGTTTACATGCCAGATGATGgatttttagtgttttatttgAATGAAAAGGATGTGAGTATTTGGAAAGTCATCG from Pyrus communis chromosome 7, drPyrComm1.1, whole genome shotgun sequence encodes the following:
- the LOC137739866 gene encoding uncharacterized protein: MGWIGESVDSIKSLQIRQVLTQAISLGMIVTSALIIWKALMCVTGSESPVVVVLSGSMEPGFKRGDILFLHMSKEPIRAGEIVVFNIDGREIPIVHRVIKVHERKDTGEVDVLTKGDNNYGDDRLLYAQGQLWLQRHHIMGRAVGFLPYVGWVTIIMTEKPIIKYILIGALGLLVITSKD